Sequence from the Xenorhabdus nematophila ATCC 19061 genome:
TCTGGGGTGCGGTCTGCTCCTGCATCAGAGAGGCAATGTTACTCTCCGGAAGCACACCGCAACAGGTTGCCGGGATTGGTTTTGATGCTACCTGCTCGTTGGTTGTGCTGGGTAATGATAAGGAGCCTATTTCTGTCAGTCCGAGTGAAGATCCTAACCGCAATATTATTGTCTGGATGGATCATCGGGCGACAGCACAGGCAGAACACATCAACACATTAGGTCACTCAGTGCTTAACTATATTGGTGGTAAAATTTCCCCCGAAATGGAGACACCAAAGATTCTCTGGCTGAAAGAAAATCTCCGTGAATCCTTTGATAACGCATGGCAATTCTTTGATCTGGCAGATTTTTTGACCTGGAAGTCGACGGACTCTCTTTCCCGTTCTACTTGTACCTTGACTTGTAAATGGACTTACCTTGCGCACGAAAAACGTTGGGATGAAGATTATTTCCGCCAAATCGGGCTGGCTGAACTTGCAGATGAAAACTTCGCCCGGATTGGACAGCACATTGTCGAACCGGGTACACCTTGTGGTCAGGGGCTGGCAGAAGATGCCGCGCAACAAATGGGGTTACTGGCAGGCACCCCCGTCGCAGCAGGTATGATTGATGCCCACGCAGGTGGCATCGGTACTGTCGGCGTTAACGGTGATGTGACCCGTAATCTGGCCTACGTGTTCGGTACCTCTTCCTGCACAATGACGACGACGCAGGAACCCGTATTTATTCCCGGAATCTGGGGGCCATATTATTCTGCGATGGTACCCGGCATGTGGCTGAATGAAGGCGGGCAAAGCGCTGCGGGAGCAGCAATCGACCAATTGTTGTCTCTGCATCCGGCGGAGGCAACAGCCAAAGCGATAGCAAAAGAAAACAATACATCCCTGCCGATTTTTTTAGCCGATATGCTCATGGAAAAAATGCACCCCACTTCTCAGGCTGTCGAATTGGCGGCAGGTATTCATGTCGTCCCAGAATTTCTGGGAAACCGGGCTCCTTTTGCTGATCCCCATGCCCGCGCCGTCATTGCCGGACTGGGTATGGAAAACAATTTCGATAATCTACTTTTTCTCTATATCGCCGGCATATGTGGCATTGGTTACGGTTTACGGCAAATTATCGAAGCACAGGCAAAATCAGGTGCTGAGATTGAAAATATCGTTATCAGCGGAGGTGCCGGCCAACATCCTTTCGTCCGCCAATTACTTGCAGATAGCTGTGGTATAACAGTGATTACAACCCAAGCCAGCGAACCTGTCTTGCTCGGTTCCGCTATTCTTGGTGCGGTTGCCGGGGGTATTTTTGAAAATGTCGGACAGGCAATGACACATTTTCCTGTCATTGACCGCATCTATCAGCCAAATGAAGCCTATTGTGAAAACCATAACATTCGTTTTGCCTCCTTTCAGCGTCTCCAGCAGTGTGCCAGACAGCTTAAGGGCTAATAGCTCGCTATAAGCGGGTAAAATCGTAAACCAATTAGGTACAAAAACATATCCGCTGCCGGGATATGCTGGAGTGGATTGAACAATCTCCAGAGCATGAAACCATGTTGATGACTATTGCAGAACAGCTTGAACAAAAAGGGCGTGAGCAAGGACGGACAGAAGGCAAGGTTGAAGGCAAGCTGGAAACGGCGAGTGCATTATTACGGTATGGGGTCAGTCTGGACATCATTGTCA
This genomic interval carries:
- a CDS encoding FGGY-family carbohydrate kinase, translating into MNNNVKSEPESDKVVIGIDVGTGSARAGIFDLAGRMLASAKHDITLYRDSIHFVEQSSREIWGAVCSCIREAMLLSGSTPQQVAGIGFDATCSLVVLGNDKEPISVSPSEDPNRNIIVWMDHRATAQAEHINTLGHSVLNYIGGKISPEMETPKILWLKENLRESFDNAWQFFDLADFLTWKSTDSLSRSTCTLTCKWTYLAHEKRWDEDYFRQIGLAELADENFARIGQHIVEPGTPCGQGLAEDAAQQMGLLAGTPVAAGMIDAHAGGIGTVGVNGDVTRNLAYVFGTSSCTMTTTQEPVFIPGIWGPYYSAMVPGMWLNEGGQSAAGAAIDQLLSLHPAEATAKAIAKENNTSLPIFLADMLMEKMHPTSQAVELAAGIHVVPEFLGNRAPFADPHARAVIAGLGMENNFDNLLFLYIAGICGIGYGLRQIIEAQAKSGAEIENIVISGGAGQHPFVRQLLADSCGITVITTQASEPVLLGSAILGAVAGGIFENVGQAMTHFPVIDRIYQPNEAYCENHNIRFASFQRLQQCARQLKG